A region from the Agrobacterium cucumeris genome encodes:
- the thrS gene encoding threonine--tRNA ligase: MSEAISLTFPDGSVRSYPAGTTGREVAESISKSLAKKAVAIALDGTVRDLSETITDGKIEIVTREDGRALELIRHDAAHVMAEAVQELWPGTQVTIGPVIENGFYYDFAKNEPFTPEDLPKIEKRMKEIIQRNKSFTREIWSREKAKEVFAAKGENYKVELVDAIPEGQDLKIYYQGDWFDLCRGPHMASTGQIGTAFKLMKVAGAYWRGDSNNAMLSRIYGTAWATQEELDNYLHILAEAEKRDHRRLGREMDLFHFQEEGPGVVFWHGKGWRMFQTLTAYMRRRLANTYQEVNAPQVLDKSLWETSGHWGWYQENMFAVKSAHAFTHPDDEEADQRVFALKPMNCPGHVQIFKHGLKSYREMPVRLAEFGNVHRYEASGALHGLMRVRGFTQDDAHVFCTEEQMAAECLRINDLILSVYEDFGFSEIVVKLSTRPEKRVGSDDLWDRAESVMTDVLHTIEEQSGGRIKTGILPGEGAFYGPKFEYTLKDAIGREWQCGTTQVDFNLPERFGAFYIDQNSEKTQPVMIHRAICGSMERFLGILIENFAGHMPLWFAPLQVVVATITSDADDYGREVAEALREAGMVVETDFRNEKINYKVREHSVTKVPVIIVCGRKEAEERTVNIRRLGSQNQTPMSLEDAITSLVDEATPPDVKRKLAAKKQVA; this comes from the coding sequence ATGTCTGAAGCCATTTCCCTTACATTTCCCGATGGATCCGTGCGCAGCTACCCCGCCGGTACGACCGGCCGTGAGGTCGCCGAATCCATTTCCAAATCGCTTGCCAAGAAGGCTGTCGCCATTGCGCTTGATGGCACCGTGCGCGATTTGTCCGAGACCATCACCGATGGCAAAATCGAGATCGTCACGCGTGAAGACGGGCGTGCGCTGGAGCTCATCCGCCACGATGCCGCGCACGTGATGGCTGAGGCCGTGCAGGAGCTGTGGCCCGGCACGCAGGTGACGATCGGTCCGGTGATCGAAAACGGCTTTTATTACGACTTCGCCAAGAACGAACCTTTCACGCCGGAAGATCTGCCGAAGATCGAAAAGCGGATGAAGGAAATCATCCAGCGCAACAAGTCGTTTACCCGCGAAATCTGGTCGCGCGAAAAGGCCAAGGAAGTTTTTGCCGCCAAGGGCGAGAACTACAAGGTCGAGCTGGTTGATGCCATTCCAGAAGGCCAGGACCTGAAGATCTATTATCAGGGCGACTGGTTCGATCTTTGCCGTGGCCCGCATATGGCCTCCACGGGGCAGATCGGTACGGCCTTCAAGCTGATGAAGGTGGCCGGCGCCTATTGGCGCGGTGACAGCAACAATGCGATGCTGTCGCGTATCTATGGCACCGCCTGGGCGACGCAGGAAGAGCTGGACAATTATCTCCACATTCTGGCCGAAGCTGAAAAGCGTGATCACCGCCGCCTCGGCCGCGAAATGGACCTGTTCCATTTCCAGGAGGAGGGCCCGGGCGTCGTGTTCTGGCACGGCAAGGGCTGGCGCATGTTCCAGACGCTGACGGCCTATATGCGCCGCCGGCTCGCCAATACCTATCAGGAAGTCAACGCGCCACAGGTGCTGGACAAATCGCTGTGGGAAACCTCCGGTCACTGGGGCTGGTATCAGGAAAACATGTTCGCGGTGAAATCCGCCCATGCCTTTACCCATCCCGATGACGAGGAAGCCGATCAGCGCGTCTTCGCATTGAAGCCGATGAACTGCCCCGGTCACGTTCAGATCTTCAAGCATGGCTTGAAGTCTTACCGCGAAATGCCGGTTCGCCTTGCGGAATTCGGCAATGTCCATCGCTACGAGGCATCGGGCGCGCTGCATGGCCTGATGCGCGTGCGTGGCTTCACACAGGACGATGCGCATGTCTTCTGCACGGAAGAGCAGATGGCGGCGGAATGCCTGCGCATCAACGACCTGATCCTCTCGGTTTACGAGGATTTCGGTTTCAGCGAGATTGTCGTCAAGCTGTCTACGCGCCCGGAAAAGCGCGTCGGTTCCGACGATCTGTGGGACCGCGCCGAAAGCGTGATGACGGATGTTCTGCATACCATCGAGGAACAGTCCGGCGGTCGCATCAAAACCGGTATCCTGCCGGGCGAGGGCGCTTTCTACGGGCCGAAGTTCGAATATACGCTGAAGGACGCCATCGGCCGTGAATGGCAGTGCGGCACGACGCAGGTGGACTTCAACCTGCCGGAACGCTTCGGCGCCTTCTATATCGACCAGAATTCCGAAAAGACGCAGCCGGTGATGATCCATCGCGCCATCTGCGGTTCGATGGAGCGCTTCCTCGGTATCCTGATCGAGAATTTCGCCGGCCATATGCCGCTGTGGTTCGCACCGCTTCAGGTGGTTGTCGCCACCATCACCTCGGATGCCGACGATTACGGCCGCGAGGTTGCTGAGGCGCTGCGCGAGGCTGGCATGGTGGTGGAGACCGATTTCCGCAACGAGAAGATCAACTACAAGGTCCGTGAGCATTCGGTGACCAAGGTTCCGGTCATCATCGTCTGCGGCCGCAAGGAAGCGGAAGAGCGCACCGTCAACATCCGCCGCCTCGGTTCGCAGAACCAGACGCCGATGTCGCTGGAAGACGCGATTACCAGCCTCGTGGACGAGGCGACTCCGCCGGATGTGAAGCGCAAGCTTGCGGCGAAGAAGCAGGTTGCCTGA
- a CDS encoding DUF1697 domain-containing protein, which translates to MSEYVALLHSIVLGAGKRLVMADLRAMAGELGFQDCRTLVATGNLVFRGEAAPVYEIEDRLERAFEARFGKHVDILVRAGGDWLRLASDNPFPHGNSPDVCIRVMREPLGEDVLGSLEKYRQQEKIAVVGGDLWIDFQGKPSESRLLSVLTTKRLGIGTTRNANTVNGLAKMLG; encoded by the coding sequence ATGAGTGAGTATGTGGCGCTGCTGCACAGCATCGTTCTTGGCGCCGGCAAGCGGCTGGTGATGGCCGATCTGCGGGCGATGGCCGGGGAACTGGGATTTCAGGACTGCAGAACGCTGGTTGCCACCGGAAATCTGGTCTTTCGTGGTGAGGCAGCTCCCGTTTACGAGATCGAGGACAGGCTCGAGCGCGCTTTTGAGGCGCGGTTCGGCAAACATGTCGATATACTCGTTCGCGCGGGCGGCGACTGGCTGAGGCTGGCGTCAGACAATCCGTTTCCGCATGGCAATTCTCCTGACGTCTGCATTCGGGTGATGCGGGAGCCGCTTGGCGAGGACGTTCTTGGATCACTCGAGAAATATCGTCAGCAGGAAAAGATTGCCGTGGTCGGCGGCGACCTTTGGATCGATTTTCAAGGCAAGCCGAGCGAGAGCCGGTTGCTGTCAGTCCTGACCACGAAAAGGCTTGGCATAGGCACGACCCGTAATGCCAATACCGTCAACGGGCTGGCGAAAATGCTCGGCTGA
- the yidD gene encoding membrane protein insertion efficiency factor YidD, with amino-acid sequence MCGEPGCRHQQTAVKAGRSRNWAGAFAKTPGRLFGVGFIRLYQLTLSGFIGNSCRHIPTCSEYGYEAIARHGLWAGGWMTLFRVARCGPGGTSGLDPVPETLGEKRRWWAPWRYWSLRR; translated from the coding sequence ATGTGCGGCGAACCGGGCTGCCGGCACCAGCAGACAGCGGTGAAAGCGGGACGATCCCGCAACTGGGCTGGCGCTTTCGCCAAAACACCGGGACGGCTTTTCGGCGTCGGTTTTATCAGGCTTTATCAGCTCACACTTTCCGGTTTCATTGGCAATTCCTGCCGCCATATCCCCACCTGTTCCGAATATGGTTATGAGGCGATTGCCCGCCACGGGCTCTGGGCAGGCGGCTGGATGACGCTGTTTCGCGTGGCGCGCTGCGGCCCGGGCGGCACCAGCGGGCTCGACCCGGTGCCGGAAACGCTCGGTGAAAAGCGACGCTGGTGGGCACCCTGGCGTTACTGGAGCCTGCGCCGATGA
- a CDS encoding iron-sulfur cluster assembly scaffold protein produces the protein MDDIYNNRILDFAGNIPLIGVLEDADASAEKHSRLCGSKLKVYLKVKDGIVTGFSHEVRACALGQASSSIMAHHVIGASSGEIRQAREDMLAMLKQGGEGPTGRFEDMRVLSPVRDFKARHASTMLTFEAVVDALDQIEGRPVLNAAG, from the coding sequence ATGGATGACATCTACAATAACCGCATTCTGGACTTTGCCGGGAATATTCCGCTGATCGGTGTTCTTGAGGATGCCGATGCCAGCGCCGAAAAACACTCCCGGCTATGCGGCTCGAAGCTCAAGGTCTATCTGAAGGTGAAAGACGGCATCGTGACCGGATTTTCGCACGAGGTTCGTGCCTGCGCGCTTGGTCAGGCGTCTTCTTCCATCATGGCGCATCATGTCATCGGCGCTTCCAGCGGTGAAATCCGCCAGGCGCGGGAAGATATGCTGGCCATGCTGAAACAGGGCGGCGAGGGGCCGACGGGCCGTTTTGAGGATATGCGGGTGCTTTCCCCCGTCCGGGATTTCAAGGCGCGCCACGCCTCCACCATGCTGACTTTCGAAGCGGTGGTCGATGCGCTCGACCAGATCGAAGGCCGGCCGGTTCTGAACGCTGCGGGTTAG
- the folE gene encoding GTP cyclohydrolase I FolE: MDAIVKNFPGAGTKPDVAEARPSQAEAEEAVRVLLRWAGENPAREGLLDTPKRVAKAYRELFAGYELNVQDVLGTTFEEVGGYDDVVLVRDIPFFSHCEHHMVPIVGKAHVAYLPAGRVLGLSKIARVVEIFGRRLQTQENMTAQIARSIEETLKPRGVAVMIDAEHMCMSMRGVNKQGSTTLTTSFTGSFKNDPAEQVRFMTMVRNR; encoded by the coding sequence ATGGATGCGATCGTGAAGAATTTCCCCGGCGCTGGCACAAAACCCGACGTGGCCGAGGCTCGCCCAAGCCAGGCGGAAGCTGAAGAAGCAGTACGCGTTCTTCTGCGCTGGGCGGGAGAAAATCCTGCCCGTGAAGGACTTCTGGATACGCCGAAGCGTGTCGCCAAGGCCTATCGCGAACTCTTCGCCGGTTATGAGCTGAATGTTCAGGACGTGCTCGGCACGACCTTCGAGGAAGTCGGCGGTTATGACGATGTGGTGCTGGTGCGCGACATCCCGTTCTTCTCCCATTGCGAACACCATATGGTGCCGATCGTCGGCAAGGCGCATGTCGCCTATCTTCCGGCTGGCCGCGTGCTTGGCCTGTCGAAGATTGCCCGCGTTGTCGAAATCTTCGGCCGCCGCCTGCAGACGCAGGAAAACATGACCGCGCAGATCGCCAGATCCATCGAAGAAACGCTGAAACCGCGTGGCGTGGCCGTCATGATCGACGCCGAACATATGTGCATGTCCATGCGCGGCGTCAACAAGCAGGGGTCGACAACGCTGACCACCAGCTTCACCGGCTCGTTCAAGAACGACCCGGCCGAGCAGGTCCGCTTCATGACCATGGTGCGGAACCGCTAG
- the hisI gene encoding phosphoribosyl-AMP cyclohydrolase — translation MSIPFPSAPADKEVLENAGLFSPKFDANGLVTAVVTDARDGELLMVAHMNAEALSLTLETGIAHYYSRSRDKIWKKGETSGNLQTVKEFRTDCDQDAVWLKVSVAGHDATCHTGRRSCFYRTVEMSDGEAVTKITDDTRHFDPATTYSGT, via the coding sequence ATGTCCATTCCCTTTCCATCCGCGCCAGCGGATAAGGAAGTGCTCGAAAACGCAGGCCTTTTTTCGCCAAAATTCGATGCCAACGGCCTCGTTACCGCCGTGGTCACCGACGCTCGCGACGGTGAATTGCTGATGGTCGCCCATATGAATGCCGAAGCCCTGTCGCTGACGCTGGAAACGGGCATCGCCCACTATTACAGCCGCTCTCGCGACAAGATCTGGAAGAAGGGCGAAACATCCGGCAACCTGCAGACGGTGAAGGAATTCCGCACCGATTGTGATCAGGACGCCGTGTGGCTGAAAGTCTCCGTCGCTGGCCATGATGCCACCTGCCATACCGGCCGCCGCTCCTGCTTTTATCGCACCGTGGAAATGTCTGATGGCGAAGCCGTGACCAAAATCACCGACGATACCCGTCATTTTGATCCGGCGACCACCTATTCCGGCACCTAA
- a CDS encoding patatin-like phospholipase family protein, translating into MLGWGNRRNQLAAGNPEDMEPPIVSERVDTRRIALALGGGAARGWAHIGVLRALDEAGVKIGMIAGTSIGALVGGCYLAGKLDELEEFARSLTMRRIAGLLDLTIGGGGLFGGMRLTKRMQEHLEGLRVENLEHPFIAVATELRTGHEVWIHQGDLVTALRSSYALPGIFEPVQCNGRTLIDGALVNPVPVSVCRAYEQALVVAVNLNYDLFGRSAVVKHAASPHAGSAPAVESTPRPGLPGVMVQAFNIIQDRISRSRLAGDPPDLMLHPRINDIGLSEFHRASEAIDRGYQETRARIPELERMQQAFRR; encoded by the coding sequence ATGTTGGGATGGGGAAATCGTCGCAATCAGCTCGCGGCTGGAAACCCCGAAGACATGGAGCCGCCCATCGTCAGCGAGCGCGTTGATACGCGCCGCATCGCGCTGGCGCTCGGTGGCGGGGCGGCACGCGGCTGGGCCCATATCGGCGTCCTGCGGGCGCTGGACGAGGCAGGCGTGAAGATCGGCATGATTGCCGGCACCTCGATCGGCGCTCTGGTCGGCGGGTGTTATCTGGCCGGCAAGCTCGATGAGCTGGAAGAATTCGCCCGTTCGCTGACCATGCGCCGCATTGCCGGCCTGCTGGACCTGACGATCGGCGGCGGCGGCCTGTTTGGCGGCATGCGGCTGACCAAACGCATGCAGGAACATCTGGAAGGCCTGCGCGTCGAGAACCTCGAACATCCCTTCATCGCCGTCGCCACGGAACTGCGCACCGGCCATGAGGTCTGGATCCATCAGGGTGATCTCGTCACGGCGCTTCGCTCATCCTATGCGCTGCCGGGAATTTTCGAACCGGTGCAATGCAACGGCCGCACTTTGATCGATGGCGCGCTGGTCAATCCCGTGCCGGTTTCGGTTTGCCGGGCTTATGAGCAGGCGCTGGTCGTTGCCGTCAATCTCAATTACGATCTGTTTGGCCGTTCCGCCGTGGTCAAGCATGCAGCCTCGCCACATGCAGGTTCCGCTCCGGCCGTGGAAAGCACCCCGCGTCCCGGCCTGCCGGGCGTCATGGTACAGGCCTTCAACATCATTCAGGACCGGATTTCACGCTCGCGCCTCGCCGGCGATCCGCCCGACCTCATGTTGCATCCGCGCATCAACGATATCGGCCTGTCGGAATTCCATCGCGCCAGCGAAGCCATCGACAGGGGATATCAGGAAACGCGTGCGCGCATTCCCGAACTGGAGCGCATGCAGCAGGCGTTCCGGCGCTAA
- a CDS encoding CBS domain-containing protein, which produces MPTFVKDLLDRKGRDVVTVGPEVSIGEAAGTLHAHKIGSVVVTDADGVVLGIFTERDLVKAVAGQGAASLLQSVSVAMTKNVIRCHHNSTTDELMEIMTGGRFRHIPVEENGRLAGIISIGDVVKARIGEIEAEAEHIKAYIAG; this is translated from the coding sequence ATGCCAACATTCGTAAAGGATCTTCTCGACCGCAAGGGCCGGGATGTCGTGACCGTGGGGCCGGAGGTCAGCATCGGCGAGGCAGCGGGAACGCTGCATGCGCACAAGATCGGTTCGGTCGTCGTGACGGATGCCGATGGTGTCGTTCTCGGCATTTTCACGGAACGTGATCTGGTGAAGGCCGTGGCGGGCCAGGGCGCCGCTTCCCTGCTGCAATCCGTCTCCGTGGCCATGACCAAAAACGTCATCCGCTGTCATCACAATTCTACCACCGACGAGCTGATGGAAATCATGACCGGTGGGCGTTTCCGCCATATTCCGGTCGAGGAAAACGGCCGCCTTGCCGGTATTATCTCCATCGGTGACGTGGTGAAGGCGCGGATCGGCGAGATCGAGGCCGAGGCGGAACACATCAAGGCCTATATTGCCGGCTGA
- a CDS encoding rhomboid family intramembrane serine protease, whose translation MSYGDGEQQPVSETPEPKDDTNNPVFNLPPLLVGILAALLVAYVVPAYLLSEDGNGWFIFTFGFIPLRYAVPFSQQGLEWLWTPVSYSFLHGGIEHILFNGLWLMAFGAPVLRRIGTLRFVLLWCISAAVSAFGHAALNWGDVTVLIGASGVVSALMGAACRFVFPARGGYNASFGHLMPRQGILEALSNRTVLIFTLMWLFGNVLIAVGIPLFGDVGGEIAWDAHVFGFLLGFLFFGLFDRPLR comes from the coding sequence ATGTCCTACGGGGACGGCGAACAGCAGCCGGTTTCGGAAACGCCGGAGCCGAAAGACGACACGAACAATCCCGTCTTCAACCTGCCGCCGCTTCTCGTCGGCATATTGGCGGCGCTCCTGGTTGCCTATGTGGTTCCTGCCTATCTCCTGTCGGAGGATGGCAACGGCTGGTTCATCTTCACCTTCGGCTTCATTCCGCTGCGTTATGCCGTGCCTTTCTCCCAGCAGGGGCTGGAATGGCTCTGGACGCCGGTCAGTTATTCTTTCCTGCATGGCGGCATCGAACATATTCTGTTTAATGGATTGTGGCTGATGGCCTTTGGCGCACCGGTTCTGCGCCGGATCGGAACATTGCGCTTCGTGCTGTTATGGTGCATTTCCGCCGCCGTTTCGGCCTTCGGCCATGCGGCGTTGAACTGGGGCGATGTCACGGTGCTGATTGGCGCGTCCGGCGTTGTTTCGGCATTGATGGGAGCAGCCTGCCGTTTCGTTTTCCCCGCCCGTGGTGGCTACAACGCCTCTTTCGGCCATCTGATGCCGCGGCAGGGCATTCTGGAGGCGCTTTCCAACCGCACCGTGCTGATCTTCACGCTGATGTGGCTGTTCGGCAATGTGCTGATCGCAGTCGGCATACCGCTGTTCGGCGATGTCGGTGGTGAAATCGCCTGGGACGCGCATGTTTTCGGCTTTCTGCTGGGCTTCCTGTTCTTCGGCCTGTTTGATCGCCCGCTGCGCTAA
- a CDS encoding PAS domain-containing protein — MKSMAGLDIYNYWDELRGNRPAPRREDIDPAKLKHHLGDLFILTEKGEEAPFFRLAGTRICDLFGRELRDRPFSELWPAAKAVFPCRVARGILQHQLPVVFDVEAEDDYGAAPLAFEMLLLPLRPDEGTAPRLLGALLPAHPRHEFATPINCLWMKSSRLLQMDIAQTQYSAKAHTAFTPFAGSC, encoded by the coding sequence ATGAAAAGCATGGCCGGACTGGACATATATAACTATTGGGACGAGTTGCGCGGCAACAGGCCCGCACCCCGTCGCGAAGACATCGATCCCGCAAAGTTGAAACATCATCTCGGTGATCTCTTCATCCTGACGGAAAAGGGAGAGGAAGCGCCTTTCTTCCGCCTCGCCGGCACGCGCATCTGTGACCTGTTTGGCCGGGAACTGCGCGACCGCCCGTTTTCGGAACTATGGCCGGCGGCAAAGGCCGTTTTCCCCTGCCGCGTCGCGCGCGGTATCCTGCAACATCAATTACCCGTCGTCTTCGATGTCGAGGCGGAGGATGACTATGGCGCAGCACCGCTGGCATTCGAAATGCTGCTGCTGCCGCTGCGTCCGGACGAAGGTACCGCCCCACGGCTGCTCGGCGCCTTGCTTCCGGCACATCCGCGTCACGAATTCGCCACCCCCATCAATTGCCTTTGGATGAAGAGCAGCCGCCTGCTGCAGATGGATATCGCGCAGACGCAATATTCGGCAAAGGCGCATACGGCTTTCACACCATTCGCGGGGAGCTGTTGA
- a CDS encoding PilZ domain-containing protein, producing the protein MFSSRSVNTAQILRPVEEVPLDDAVAVSFSGRLMLPDHEEYDCTATEMTAERAQFTCSGMARNGDRVIAYLQHIGRIEGSVTSLTASGFVISINAPERKREKLAAQLAWIAKRQLLGLPEDRRHDRLTPRNAKAHLVLEDGVLVSCRLIDLSLSGAAIEVENRPPLGSRVQLGKNMSGKIVRHFMEGVAVEFDRVQSPDALIEFL; encoded by the coding sequence ATGTTTTCATCTCGTTCGGTCAACACTGCCCAAATCCTGCGTCCGGTTGAAGAGGTTCCGCTTGACGACGCCGTCGCCGTGTCCTTTTCCGGCCGCCTCATGTTGCCCGACCATGAAGAATATGACTGCACCGCAACCGAGATGACCGCTGAAAGAGCGCAGTTCACCTGCTCGGGCATGGCCCGCAATGGTGACCGCGTCATCGCTTATCTCCAGCATATCGGCCGGATCGAAGGCTCGGTAACGTCACTCACCGCCTCCGGCTTCGTCATCAGCATCAATGCGCCGGAGCGCAAGCGGGAAAAGCTCGCCGCCCAGCTGGCATGGATCGCCAAGCGCCAGCTTCTCGGCCTGCCGGAAGACCGCCGCCACGACCGACTGACGCCGCGCAATGCCAAGGCGCATCTGGTTCTGGAAGATGGCGTGCTCGTCTCCTGCCGGCTGATCGACCTTTCCCTGTCCGGTGCAGCCATCGAAGTCGAAAACCGTCCGCCGCTCGGCAGCCGGGTCCAGCTCGGCAAGAACATGAGCGGCAAGATCGTGCGCCACTTCATGGAAGGCGTCGCAGTCGAATTCGACCGCGTCCAGTCTCCCGACGCGCTGATCGAATTTCTCTAA
- a CDS encoding transglutaminase-like cysteine peptidase: MNNNRIVFVLIAFIVSAFAQQASASPAAVMRVIGKANPPIGHYEFCQTYQSECQATSVDTGPMKLTEERWKAMLDVNYTANTTITPMTDMEIYGVEERWAYPTTVGDCEDFVLLKRKMLMNKGFSASNLLITVVLQPNGEGHAVLTVRTDRGDFVLDNMRNKVMNWSETEYTYLKRQDTANPGRWVKIQDGRATNAVGGIR, encoded by the coding sequence ATGAACAACAACCGTATCGTTTTCGTCCTGATCGCATTCATCGTCAGCGCCTTCGCCCAGCAGGCCAGCGCTTCGCCGGCTGCCGTCATGCGCGTCATCGGCAAGGCCAATCCGCCGATCGGCCACTATGAATTCTGCCAGACCTATCAGAGCGAGTGCCAGGCGACCTCGGTTGACACCGGCCCGATGAAGCTGACCGAAGAGCGCTGGAAGGCGATGCTCGACGTCAACTACACCGCCAACACCACGATCACGCCGATGACCGACATGGAAATCTACGGCGTTGAAGAGCGCTGGGCATACCCCACCACGGTTGGCGATTGCGAAGATTTCGTGCTTCTGAAGCGCAAGATGCTGATGAACAAGGGCTTCTCGGCTTCCAACCTGCTTATCACCGTCGTTCTGCAGCCGAATGGCGAAGGCCATGCCGTTCTGACCGTTCGTACCGATCGCGGCGATTTCGTACTCGACAACATGCGCAACAAGGTCATGAACTGGTCGGAAACCGAATATACCTACCTGAAGCGTCAGGACACCGCCAATCCGGGTCGCTGGGTGAAAATTCAGGATGGCCGCGCCACCAATGCGGTTGGCGGCATCCGCTAA
- a CDS encoding DUF1489 family protein — MPLHLIKLCVGADSLQDLRDWVAQRSLTAMAAGLEPHSVHTTRMIPKRAEELLEGGSLYWVIKGQVQARQKLLDLRSFKGEDGITRCDLILGPEVIETSPAPKRPFQGWRYLKDDEAPRDLGGGGFGGEDMPSDLRRELAELGLL, encoded by the coding sequence ATGCCTTTACATCTCATCAAACTTTGCGTTGGCGCGGATTCACTCCAGGATTTGAGGGACTGGGTCGCGCAGCGCTCGCTGACCGCGATGGCCGCAGGTCTGGAACCGCACAGCGTGCACACCACCCGCATGATCCCCAAAAGGGCCGAGGAATTGCTGGAAGGCGGCTCGCTCTACTGGGTCATCAAGGGGCAGGTGCAGGCGCGGCAGAAGCTTCTCGATCTCCGTTCCTTCAAGGGGGAAGACGGGATTACCCGCTGCGATCTCATTCTTGGCCCCGAAGTGATTGAGACGTCACCCGCGCCGAAGCGGCCGTTTCAGGGCTGGCGTTATCTCAAGGACGATGAAGCGCCCCGTGATCTCGGTGGCGGTGGTTTCGGCGGTGAGGACATGCCATCCGATCTGAGGCGCGAACTTGCCGAGCTTGGACTGCTCTGA
- a CDS encoding L-serine ammonia-lyase translates to MFLSVFDVFKIGIGPSSSHTMGPMTAANRFLALILSDEWPRPAGASVSRLKVSLHGSLAFTGIGHGTGRAVILGLTGERPDLVDPDAMDAIIETVEKAGTVTPPGHPTYEFRAAEDLVFDKKNPLPGHANGMTFSAFDNQGRLLVKRIYYSVGGGFVVTDTELEAIKQRGKTIDNGPRVPYPFASAKEMLEMATRSGRTIAQMKRANEETVVSRDELNDRLDQIWEAMDGCIERGLKVDGIMPGGLKVRRRARSIYEKLNAEWRSNRFNPVMANDWLSVYAMAVNEENAAGGRVVTAPTNGAAGVVPATVRYFRHFHEDATVDDVRDFLLTAAAIGGIIKHNASISGAEVGCQGEVGSAAAMAAAGLAAVMGGSPEQIENAAEIALEHHLGMTCDPIAGLVQVPCIERNALGAVKAVTAASLALKGDGQHFVPLDACIETMRQTGNDMSEKYKETSTGGLAVNVVEC, encoded by the coding sequence ATGTTTCTTTCGGTCTTTGACGTCTTCAAGATCGGTATTGGTCCTTCAAGTTCCCACACGATGGGTCCGATGACGGCGGCCAACCGCTTTCTGGCGCTGATCCTCAGCGATGAGTGGCCGCGCCCGGCCGGTGCCAGCGTTTCGCGGCTGAAGGTCAGCCTGCATGGTTCGCTCGCCTTTACTGGCATTGGCCACGGCACCGGGCGTGCCGTCATTCTCGGCCTGACCGGCGAGCGGCCGGACCTTGTTGATCCCGACGCCATGGATGCGATCATCGAGACGGTGGAAAAGGCTGGCACGGTTACGCCGCCCGGACACCCGACCTACGAATTCCGGGCTGCCGAGGATTTGGTGTTCGACAAGAAGAACCCGCTGCCGGGCCATGCCAATGGCATGACCTTTTCCGCCTTCGACAATCAGGGCAGGCTGCTGGTCAAGCGCATCTATTATTCGGTCGGTGGCGGTTTCGTCGTGACCGATACCGAGTTGGAGGCAATCAAGCAGCGCGGCAAGACCATCGATAATGGTCCGCGCGTGCCCTATCCCTTCGCCTCGGCAAAAGAAATGCTGGAAATGGCGACCCGTTCCGGCCGCACCATCGCCCAGATGAAACGGGCGAATGAGGAGACGGTGGTTTCCCGCGACGAGTTGAACGACAGGCTCGACCAGATCTGGGAAGCGATGGACGGCTGTATCGAGCGCGGGCTGAAAGTCGACGGTATCATGCCAGGCGGCCTGAAGGTGCGCCGTCGTGCCCGTTCCATTTACGAAAAGCTGAATGCGGAATGGCGCAGCAACCGGTTCAATCCCGTCATGGCAAATGACTGGCTGAGCGTCTATGCCATGGCCGTCAACGAGGAAAATGCCGCCGGTGGCCGGGTGGTCACCGCGCCGACCAATGGTGCGGCGGGCGTCGTGCCGGCCACTGTCCGATATTTCCGGCATTTCCATGAGGATGCAACGGTTGACGACGTGCGTGACTTCCTGCTGACGGCGGCGGCAATTGGCGGCATCATCAAGCACAATGCCTCGATTTCCGGCGCGGAAGTGGGCTGTCAGGGCGAAGTTGGATCGGCGGCGGCCATGGCGGCGGCAGGTCTGGCGGCGGTCATGGGCGGCTCGCCCGAACAAATCGAAAATGCCGCTGAAATTGCGCTCGAACATCATCTCGGCATGACCTGTGACCCGATTGCCGGGCTGGTGCAGGTGCCCTGCATCGAGCGTAATGCGCTGGGGGCCGTGAAAGCTGTAACGGCGGCGTCGCTGGCGCTGAAGGGTGACGGCCAGCATTTCGTGCCGCTCGACGCCTGCATCGAAACCATGCGTCAGACCGGCAACGACATGAGCGAGAAATACAAGGAAACCTCCACCGGTGGCCTTGCCGTCAACGTTGTGGAGTGCTGA